Proteins encoded in a region of the Deinococcus hopiensis KR-140 genome:
- a CDS encoding DUF4388 domain-containing protein, protein MGLPQAPDLVVLQVEAPVPEIHPLFEYAREVWPQTFFLLSTSCTREDVQPLFSRYGDMPLASPHPGPLCAAVAHEVTTLSHGSLRGLSLPSFLQMMEWEARSLAIRVQSEHDWGRLHLKQGRLVDAYVHRQQQYGEAAVFEILNWQDTAVTIERSYRNEHDVIGQPLTSLLMEAMKRRDEGQHSGALRLDDFILDKGHAQGAVPTTPFPAPPLLSTDDFSSVAVQKHNVENVRDTLDSALGTIDGAVAATLLHYGSGTALGSLGSGGADLEMAIPGNTEVMRALMRTIEMLGIPGGIEDILIGLEEQYRILSVVPDKKLFMYLVLSEGQSNLAMARYKLCT, encoded by the coding sequence TTGGGGCTCCCCCAGGCACCCGATCTGGTTGTGCTGCAGGTGGAGGCGCCTGTTCCGGAGATCCACCCGCTGTTCGAGTACGCCCGGGAGGTGTGGCCGCAGACCTTTTTCCTGCTGAGCACCTCCTGCACGCGCGAGGACGTGCAGCCGCTGTTCTCCCGGTATGGGGATATGCCCCTCGCCTCGCCCCATCCCGGGCCGCTGTGCGCCGCGGTTGCCCACGAGGTGACCACGCTCAGCCACGGTTCACTGCGGGGTCTGTCGCTGCCCAGTTTCCTGCAGATGATGGAGTGGGAGGCCAGGAGCCTGGCGATTCGCGTGCAGTCTGAGCACGACTGGGGGCGGCTGCACCTCAAGCAGGGCCGCCTGGTGGACGCCTACGTCCACCGGCAACAACAGTACGGGGAAGCGGCCGTGTTCGAGATTCTGAACTGGCAGGACACCGCGGTGACCATCGAGCGTTCCTACCGCAACGAGCATGACGTGATCGGTCAACCCCTCACGTCCCTGCTGATGGAAGCCATGAAGCGCAGAGACGAGGGCCAGCACTCCGGGGCGCTCCGCCTGGACGACTTCATCCTTGACAAGGGCCACGCGCAGGGGGCCGTGCCCACCACGCCGTTCCCCGCGCCTCCCCTACTTTCTACAGATGATTTTTCCTCTGTGGCTGTACAGAAGCACAACGTGGAGAACGTCAGAGACACATTGGATTCAGCCCTCGGAACGATTGATGGAGCGGTGGCGGCCACCCTGCTGCACTACGGGAGCGGGACGGCCTTAGGGAGTCTGGGCAGCGGTGGCGCCGATTTAGAGATGGCCATCCCCGGGAATACGGAAGTGATGCGGGCCTTGATGCGCACGATAGAGATGCTCGGCATTCCAGGCGGGATCGAGGACATTCTCATTGGCCTGGAGGAGCAGTATCGCATTCTGTCCGTCGTACCGGATAAGAAGCTGTTCATGTATTTGGTACTGAGCGAGGGCCAGTCCAATTTGGCAATGGCGCGGTATAAGCTGTGCACTTAG
- a CDS encoding AfsR/SARP family transcriptional regulator — MTATLSISTLGTGHGYVQRHGARLLTSDGQVHDLFYYLLCAPEGRTRQQIIQDVWGADEDAAALNRLRVTLHRLKSLFKGLTVIQEHDGRYHLHPDIVSKSDLGTFLTSVHRARITAQPALKKAALQHAAAQYRGDFLPDMHHSWTDHTREHFRQQYVQVLLELTALHCDSAECTPAITQLKEALRVDPFLDEQLHRDLMCCMAATGDSYGAVAHYRQFKRFLQHDLGDSPMRETEELAEGIKQRGHICPRHMGSNLPCPKLALQSTSIQSASAVSSALPLLLQLSEHLLAATSLKDAVAITGERCLAFLHASSCQVSHLNQMEVTVVYNARAPQNSGAELIGEHWSQVESEKDTGEEVVGAEAIPLSDGSVLLLEVRRSATYGAWNEAEREFFTRAAHLLSRCRLLPHSA; from the coding sequence GTGACGGCTACCCTCTCTATTTCTACCCTCGGCACCGGGCACGGATACGTGCAACGTCATGGTGCCCGTCTGCTGACTTCCGACGGACAAGTCCATGACCTCTTCTACTATCTCCTCTGCGCTCCTGAAGGCCGTACAAGACAGCAGATCATCCAAGACGTGTGGGGTGCGGACGAAGACGCCGCAGCTCTCAACCGACTCCGCGTCACCTTACACCGACTCAAAAGCCTGTTCAAGGGGCTCACCGTTATTCAGGAACACGACGGTCGATACCACTTGCATCCGGATATCGTCTCCAAATCGGACCTGGGAACCTTTCTAACCAGCGTTCACCGTGCGCGGATCACTGCCCAGCCCGCACTCAAGAAGGCGGCGCTTCAGCATGCCGCTGCGCAATACCGGGGTGATTTCCTGCCGGACATGCATCACAGCTGGACGGACCACACGCGCGAACACTTCCGGCAACAGTACGTGCAAGTCCTGCTCGAACTCACCGCCCTGCATTGCGACAGTGCGGAGTGCACCCCTGCCATCACTCAGCTGAAAGAGGCGCTGCGAGTTGACCCCTTTCTTGATGAGCAATTGCACCGTGACCTCATGTGCTGTATGGCCGCGACGGGGGATTCCTACGGAGCTGTCGCGCACTACCGTCAGTTCAAACGCTTCCTGCAGCACGATTTGGGTGACAGCCCAATGCGGGAAACAGAGGAACTCGCCGAGGGCATCAAACAGCGGGGCCACATTTGTCCCCGCCATATGGGGAGCAATCTGCCTTGTCCAAAACTCGCACTGCAATCCACCTCGATTCAAAGCGCTTCGGCAGTCTCCTCAGCATTACCCCTGCTTCTGCAACTCTCTGAACACCTCCTGGCCGCGACTTCTCTTAAGGACGCTGTAGCAATTACAGGTGAGCGGTGCCTGGCGTTCCTGCACGCCTCCTCCTGCCAGGTGAGCCACCTGAATCAGATGGAGGTGACGGTGGTGTACAACGCCCGCGCTCCTCAGAACAGCGGAGCAGAACTCATCGGCGAGCACTGGAGTCAGGTGGAATCAGAAAAGGACACAGGGGAGGAAGTGGTCGGTGCAGAGGCCATACCCCTTAGTGATGGAAGTGTGCTTCTCCTCGAGGTGCGCAGATCAGCAACATACGGAGCATGGAATGAAGCCGAGCGAGAGTTCTTCACTCGTGCGGCCCACCTGCTCAGTCGATGCCGGCTTCTGCCGCACTCCGCTTAG
- a CDS encoding IS110 family transposase: MPEQMFVGIDVSKARLDVAVLPSGEIFAVENTAAGLTELLIRLSEVQPHLVVLEATGGLEQAAMLALHDAGLAVTVLNPRQVRHFCRALGKHAKTDRMDAVLLAKFAQTLQPQAQVPGDAPQRALEALLARRRQMVDLLTMERNRLHSSRDSYVQRDVQEVIQYLEGRREQLDQALQEAILNSPKFQGTYALLTSTPGVGPVVALTLLAQLPELGSLSRQKVANLVGVAPLNWDSGKSRGHRCIWGGRAEVRQVLYMAAVTAVRWNPTLKTVFNHLIQKGKPKKVALVACMRKLLVYLNAMVRDQTPWHAPSAA; encoded by the coding sequence ATGCCAGAACAGATGTTTGTCGGCATTGATGTCTCGAAAGCCCGCCTGGATGTGGCCGTGCTCCCCAGCGGTGAAATCTTCGCCGTAGAGAATACCGCTGCTGGACTCACCGAACTCCTGATTCGCCTTTCTGAAGTTCAGCCCCACCTGGTCGTCCTCGAAGCGACCGGCGGCCTGGAACAGGCTGCGATGTTGGCCCTGCATGATGCTGGATTGGCCGTGACGGTCTTGAATCCACGGCAGGTCCGTCATTTCTGTCGCGCGTTGGGCAAGCATGCGAAAACAGACCGAATGGATGCCGTGCTTTTGGCCAAGTTCGCTCAGACGCTGCAACCCCAAGCCCAAGTCCCCGGAGATGCCCCGCAACGTGCGCTTGAGGCGTTGCTCGCCCGTCGTCGTCAGATGGTCGATCTCCTGACCATGGAGCGCAACCGACTGCACAGCAGTCGGGATTCATATGTACAGCGTGATGTCCAAGAGGTCATCCAGTATCTCGAAGGGCGCCGAGAACAGCTGGATCAGGCTCTCCAGGAGGCCATTCTGAACAGTCCGAAGTTCCAGGGGACATACGCGCTGTTGACTTCAACCCCGGGGGTCGGTCCGGTCGTGGCCCTGACGTTGCTCGCCCAACTCCCGGAGTTGGGCTCGCTCTCGAGGCAGAAAGTTGCCAACCTGGTTGGGGTCGCCCCTCTGAACTGGGACAGTGGCAAATCAAGAGGTCACCGCTGTATCTGGGGTGGACGCGCTGAGGTGCGCCAAGTGCTGTATATGGCGGCTGTGACCGCTGTACGTTGGAATCCAACCTTGAAGACAGTGTTTAATCATTTGATTCAGAAGGGCAAACCGAAGAAGGTCGCGTTGGTCGCATGTATGCGCAAATTGCTCGTCTACCTCAATGCCATGGTGCGTGATCAGACCCCGTGGCATGCTCCATCCGCTGCCTAA
- a CDS encoding winged helix-turn-helix domain-containing protein: MTVLRRLMWASTSLPCERKRYLALWHAHQGLSALQIEDLGLLSVSRLYQQGGLDALKERVQPGQQSRLTPGILADIRAQLASGERTWNSRTLAEYIAQKYDVTIGRTALRDQWRAAGMSWQRTRYVVAGQVDPEQKAAFRDDLEAVKKGR; the protein is encoded by the coding sequence GTGACAGTGCTCCGGCGCTTGATGTGGGCTTCGACCTCGTTGCCCTGCGAACGGAAAAGGTATCTCGCCCTATGGCACGCCCACCAGGGCCTCTCGGCGCTCCAGATCGAAGACCTTGGCCTGCTCAGTGTAAGCCGGCTCTACCAGCAAGGGGGTCTGGACGCGCTCAAAGAGCGCGTCCAGCCAGGGCAACAAAGCCGCTTGACCCCAGGGATTCTGGCGGATATACGGGCACAACTGGCGAGCGGCGAGCGGACTTGGAACTCACGAACCCTGGCCGAGTACATCGCCCAGAAGTATGATGTCACCATCGGTCGAACCGCCTTGCGCGACCAATGGCGTGCAGCAGGGATGAGCTGGCAACGGACCCGATATGTCGTCGCTGGGCAAGTGGACCCCGAACAGAAAGCAGCGTTCCGAGACGACCTCGAGGCGGTAAAAAAGGGGCGCTGA
- a CDS encoding transposase, giving the protein MWIFWPSGPGAAYPTVLLMDQASIHTSAEVGQHRQRWKEQGLVVAYLPPYSPELNPMERQWRKLKYHDLPHRHHTSKANLRGAAWGVAI; this is encoded by the coding sequence TTGTGGATATTCTGGCCCAGCGGGCCGGGCGCGGCCTACCCCACGGTGCTCCTGATGGACCAAGCGAGCATTCACACCAGTGCCGAGGTGGGACAACATCGACAGCGGTGGAAAGAACAGGGCCTGGTCGTCGCTTATCTTCCGCCCTACAGCCCAGAACTCAACCCGATGGAGAGACAGTGGCGCAAGCTCAAATACCACGACCTCCCACACCGACATCACACTTCCAAAGCCAATCTTCGAGGGGCCGCCTGGGGCGTCGCCATATGA
- a CDS encoding GNAT family N-acetyltransferase, producing MLHHPFASTHVTVEPVTSDNWRAVVALQVKADQRDFVNPPVFNLVLCRYSPIGWSPLAVRAEGQIIGFLMWAIDPEDDSCWLGGVMVDGTFQGRGYGKQAVEAALAAIGQQHGHRRFALSYHPSNTVARSLYLGLGFQETGEMEDEEVVARWTTMQSSM from the coding sequence ATGCTTCATCACCCTTTTGCCAGCACCCACGTTACTGTTGAGCCCGTCACTTCAGACAACTGGAGAGCAGTCGTAGCGCTTCAGGTCAAAGCTGACCAGCGGGACTTTGTAAACCCACCCGTGTTCAACCTTGTTCTTTGCCGGTATAGCCCCATTGGCTGGTCACCGCTGGCAGTTCGGGCCGAGGGGCAAATCATTGGTTTTCTGATGTGGGCCATTGACCCTGAGGATGACAGTTGCTGGCTGGGTGGTGTGATGGTCGATGGCACCTTCCAGGGCCGTGGGTACGGCAAACAAGCCGTGGAGGCGGCTCTCGCAGCGATTGGGCAACAGCATGGACACCGCCGCTTCGCCTTGTCGTATCACCCGAGCAACACGGTGGCGCGCAGTTTGTACCTGGGGTTGGGATTCCAGGAGACAGGAGAAATGGAAGACGAAGAAGTGGTGGCCCGGTGGACAACAATGCAGTCGTCCATGTGA
- a CDS encoding sensor histidine kinase produces the protein MTLHRLRRALLRLPLELRLFLALLTTILIVTTSMYGLVLLQARNYAEDQLRQTLQQELTHLGPPGSPLGHRLRAAAQLGGGWGVWVTPGEPPQFTDGLQHPGPPPAAVERARQGLPAEYRTPHALVRLRAVPGGVVGLSADLDSISDFVLRLCRLNLLIAAVLVTLACSVGVILIRLGLRPLRRITAQARGLSASRLHQRLAVPESHDDVRALAQSLNGMLDRLDQSFSDLQAEEARTRAFAADASHELRTPLTALSGYLEVLARAPENQQMRLELLLSARREADRAGRLVEDLLTLTRLDSGETFRPEPLEVRGWLVQLVGRVQPIMPEHRVVIEVQGLTQLWVHADPLRLEQALWNLLRNAARHAPHGSTISVQAVQQLDAVTFEVQDEGPGFTSEGLQRGFERFYRAQRDPIGAGLGLAIVQSIAQAHGGSAGLGNRPNGGAWVRFTAPAWPRRSRLSSGQ, from the coding sequence GTGACTTTACATCGGTTGAGGCGTGCCCTGCTGAGACTGCCGCTGGAGCTGCGGCTCTTCTTGGCGCTGCTCACCACGATTCTGATCGTGACCACCAGCATGTACGGCCTGGTGCTGCTGCAAGCCCGCAATTATGCTGAAGATCAACTGAGGCAAACGCTGCAGCAGGAACTGACGCACCTGGGTCCACCAGGCAGTCCGTTGGGCCACCGTCTGCGGGCCGCTGCACAGCTGGGGGGCGGCTGGGGCGTATGGGTGACGCCGGGCGAGCCGCCTCAATTCACTGATGGTCTACAGCACCCTGGGCCGCCCCCAGCCGCGGTGGAACGGGCGCGCCAGGGGCTCCCGGCGGAGTACCGTACCCCGCACGCGCTGGTGCGGCTGCGTGCGGTACCGGGCGGTGTGGTGGGCTTGTCGGCCGATCTCGATAGCATCTCAGACTTCGTGCTGCGTTTGTGTCGGCTGAACCTGCTGATCGCAGCCGTACTGGTGACGCTGGCTTGCAGCGTTGGTGTGATCCTGATCCGGCTGGGGCTGCGCCCCCTGCGCCGCATCACCGCTCAGGCCAGGGGGCTTTCGGCCAGCCGACTGCACCAGCGCCTCGCCGTGCCGGAGAGCCATGACGACGTGCGGGCACTTGCGCAGAGCCTGAACGGGATGCTGGACCGGTTGGATCAATCGTTCAGTGATTTGCAAGCGGAGGAGGCGCGCACCCGTGCTTTCGCGGCCGACGCCTCTCATGAGCTGCGAACACCCCTTACAGCGTTGAGCGGTTACCTGGAAGTCCTTGCCCGCGCCCCGGAGAACCAGCAGATGCGGCTGGAACTGCTGCTCTCCGCGCGGCGTGAAGCGGACCGAGCGGGCCGACTGGTGGAGGACCTCTTGACCCTGACCCGCCTGGATTCCGGTGAGACGTTTCGCCCAGAACCGCTGGAAGTGCGTGGCTGGCTGGTTCAACTGGTCGGGCGGGTACAACCCATCATGCCGGAGCACCGGGTGGTGATCGAGGTGCAGGGCCTGACGCAGCTCTGGGTGCACGCCGATCCGTTGCGACTCGAGCAGGCGCTCTGGAACCTTTTGAGAAACGCGGCCCGACATGCGCCGCACGGCTCCACCATCTCGGTGCAAGCGGTACAACAACTCGATGCGGTGACCTTTGAAGTGCAGGATGAGGGGCCGGGCTTTACCTCAGAGGGACTGCAGCGCGGTTTTGAGCGTTTCTACCGCGCCCAGCGCGACCCGATTGGGGCAGGACTGGGGCTTGCCATTGTTCAGAGCATCGCTCAGGCGCACGGCGGCTCGGCAGGGTTGGGAAATCGGCCGAACGGTGGGGCTTGGGTGCGCTTCACAGCCCCAGCATGGCCTCGTAGGAGCCGGTTGTCCAGCGGACAGTAG
- a CDS encoding response regulator transcription factor encodes MSLPLSLPRLLIVEDDPGIRDYLQMGLRYEGFEVSTAPTAGEGLSRYAEEGADLIILDVMLPGPDGFAFLRDLRSRTPVPVLMLTARDSVEDRIRGLEGGADDYLVKPFAFGELVARIRTVLRRARPDIVELARYADLELNAATREAFRAGRRLDLRPTTFDLLLFLTRHSERVLPKQIILDAVWGQGFLGSDNVVELYVGYARRALGDPPLLHTLRGAGYLLQERQ; translated from the coding sequence GTGAGCCTGCCCCTCTCCCTCCCCCGCCTGCTGATCGTCGAAGACGACCCAGGCATCCGGGATTACCTGCAGATGGGGCTGCGCTACGAAGGCTTCGAGGTGAGTACGGCGCCCACCGCAGGGGAAGGTCTCAGCCGCTACGCCGAAGAAGGCGCGGACCTCATTATTCTGGACGTGATGCTGCCCGGTCCCGACGGGTTTGCCTTCCTCCGCGACTTGCGCAGCCGGACCCCAGTCCCCGTGCTTATGCTTACGGCGCGCGACAGTGTAGAAGACCGCATCCGGGGGTTGGAGGGCGGCGCCGACGACTACCTCGTGAAGCCCTTTGCTTTCGGGGAGTTGGTGGCCCGCATCCGTACCGTACTGCGCCGCGCCCGCCCCGACATCGTGGAGCTGGCACGCTACGCCGACCTGGAACTCAACGCAGCCACCCGTGAAGCGTTCCGCGCTGGACGGCGGCTGGACCTACGCCCCACCACTTTCGATCTTCTGCTCTTTTTAACCCGTCACAGTGAACGCGTGCTCCCCAAGCAGATCATCCTGGACGCGGTGTGGGGTCAGGGCTTCTTAGGAAGCGATAATGTCGTTGAACTCTACGTGGGGTACGCGCGCCGAGCGCTGGGTGATCCGCCACTGCTGCATACGTTACGCGGTGCGGGTTACCTGTTGCAGGAGCGGCAGTGA
- a CDS encoding YceI family protein, whose protein sequence is MKRFIPIGLLALPVAGATPVTYTVVTRATQLNLMTVESQTSVENFTGRTSQVSGTLRYDAVTKSGSGTVSVDGASITTGNGMRDTHMKSADWLNFVKTPTVTFKTSAVKPISGNKYTVTGTLTMNGVTKNVTSTATVKLTPAGSATAAAGLKGDVLAVTTSFPVKLSEYGVKNSRIGGQVNDTLTINLKFVASSGS, encoded by the coding sequence ATGAAGCGGTTTATCCCAATTGGCTTGCTTGCCCTGCCTGTCGCCGGCGCCACCCCCGTGACCTACACCGTCGTCACCAGAGCCACCCAGCTCAACCTGATGACGGTCGAGAGCCAAACGAGCGTCGAGAACTTCACGGGCCGCACCAGTCAAGTGAGCGGTACGCTCCGTTACGACGCCGTGACGAAAAGTGGCAGCGGCACGGTGAGCGTAGATGGAGCGAGCATCACCACGGGCAACGGTATGCGCGACACCCATATGAAGAGCGCTGACTGGCTGAACTTTGTCAAGACCCCCACCGTTACCTTCAAAACCAGCGCTGTAAAACCTATCAGCGGTAATAAATACACGGTGACCGGTACCCTCACGATGAATGGCGTGACCAAGAACGTCACCAGCACTGCCACCGTCAAGCTGACCCCAGCGGGCAGCGCTACTGCGGCGGCAGGCCTGAAGGGAGACGTGCTGGCCGTCACCACCAGCTTCCCGGTGAAATTGAGTGAGTACGGGGTCAAAAATAGCAGGATCGGCGGCCAGGTCAACGACACCCTGACCATCAACCTGAAGTTCGTTGCCAGCAGCGGCAGCTGA
- a CDS encoding ATP-binding protein: LEYRLRYYAKPKLLVIDEFGVWPYDRLAANALFGLIAARYERGSVILTSNKGFADWGEVLGDPVVASAILDRLLHHSHVLNIKGESYRLREKKKSGLFPSALVGIGETGQEVKRR, translated from the coding sequence GCTGGAATATCGACTGCGGTACTACGCGAAGCCGAAGCTGCTGGTGATCGATGAATTTGGCGTGTGGCCATATGACCGCCTGGCGGCGAATGCCCTGTTCGGCTTGATCGCTGCGAGGTACGAGCGGGGCAGCGTGATCCTGACGTCGAACAAGGGCTTTGCTGATTGGGGCGAAGTGCTGGGAGATCCGGTAGTGGCGAGCGCCATTCTGGACCGACTGTTGCACCACAGCCACGTGTTGAACATCAAGGGGGAGTCATATCGCCTGCGGGAGAAGAAGAAATCTGGGTTGTTCCCCAGCGCACTGGTGGGGATCGGCGAGACGGGTCAGGAGGTGAAGCGCCGTTGA
- a CDS encoding winged helix-turn-helix domain-containing protein, which produces MERRRSHLLAFLAEGKSAAEALKLTGYSYQGADKIIDAYHQHGLAGLKDQRHQNSGAPTLLSDAEVLLLARTIRADTASGGVWNGARVQSWVKQELEKDVHLSRCYEFLDAVGYSLQVPRPRHVEANQVTQEAFQKKSSQPWSKQLRRVLKQLDER; this is translated from the coding sequence GTGGAACGACGACGCAGTCACCTCCTCGCGTTCCTGGCAGAAGGGAAAAGCGCTGCTGAAGCCCTGAAGCTCACGGGCTACTCGTATCAAGGTGCAGACAAAATCATCGACGCGTACCACCAACATGGTCTGGCGGGGCTCAAAGATCAGCGACACCAGAACAGTGGTGCACCGACCCTGCTCAGCGACGCCGAAGTGCTCCTCCTGGCGCGGACGATTCGTGCAGACACCGCCAGCGGCGGTGTCTGGAATGGTGCACGAGTGCAGTCCTGGGTAAAGCAGGAATTGGAGAAGGACGTGCATCTGAGCCGCTGTTATGAGTTTTTGGATGCGGTGGGATATAGCCTCCAGGTCCCTCGGCCTCGACATGTCGAGGCCAACCAGGTCACTCAGGAAGCGTTCCAAAAAAAATCCTCCCAGCCGTGGTCCAAGCAGCTACGGCGCGTACTGAAGCAACTGGACGAGCGGTAG
- a CDS encoding IS630 family transposase, with protein MDEHRVGLKPLVGKQWSERGKAPTVRVQHRYEWLYISAFVCPQTGESQYWLLPTVNTAAFQAVLDRFALDTQAGKTREIILVLDGAGWHATPQLKCPPGIELVFLPPYSPELQPAERLWSLTDAPLKNRHFETLEDLTVLLAEQCRRLEQQRERIRSLTFFHWWPCITN; from the coding sequence ATGGATGAACACCGTGTGGGATTGAAACCCCTCGTCGGCAAACAATGGTCCGAGCGAGGCAAAGCACCGACCGTGCGTGTCCAACACCGGTATGAATGGCTCTATATCAGTGCGTTCGTCTGTCCTCAGACGGGAGAGAGCCAGTACTGGTTGTTGCCGACGGTCAATACGGCGGCCTTCCAGGCTGTGCTCGATCGCTTTGCCCTCGACACACAGGCTGGAAAGACCCGGGAGATCATCTTGGTCTTGGATGGTGCGGGGTGGCATGCCACCCCGCAGTTAAAGTGCCCACCGGGCATCGAGCTCGTCTTCTTGCCGCCCTACTCCCCAGAGTTGCAACCCGCCGAACGCCTTTGGTCCCTCACCGATGCTCCCTTGAAGAATCGTCACTTCGAAACCCTGGAAGACCTGACCGTGTTGCTTGCGGAGCAGTGTCGTCGGTTGGAACAGCAGAGGGAGAGAATCCGTTCTCTCACCTTCTTCCATTGGTGGCCTTGCATAACAAATTAA
- a CDS encoding VOC family protein, producing MTSPASQAHRTAPIDPKLSMGEVALTVRNLGVAVRFYTLALGLTLFTHQDGQAVLGTPDGHPLVTLYGDPQAPTPPANATGLYHLAVAFPTRPDLARWLKHAAALGLQLGQNNHKTHEAFYFSDPEGNGIELYHDWPREQWPFKDGRFASFDGVAIDIQDLLGTLAGNDAGWTDAPVATRMGHVHLKMSDTDATRTFYRDVMGFDITADGMGAVFAAAGGYHHHLGNNAWHSRGGPKAPDGALGLRHYTLELSSGAELDAVTARLKDAGVAVLATPAGQFTRDPAGNRMLLRAGPSTIESALAALSDTATA from the coding sequence ATGACCAGCCCCGCCTCGCAGGCCCACCGCACTGCGCCAATCGACCCGAAACTTTCCATGGGTGAGGTCGCCCTCACCGTCCGCAACCTCGGGGTCGCTGTCCGCTTCTATACCCTGGCGCTCGGCCTTACCCTCTTTACCCATCAGGACGGACAGGCCGTCCTTGGCACGCCTGACGGCCACCCGCTCGTCACCCTGTACGGTGACCCGCAGGCGCCCACTCCACCCGCGAACGCCACAGGTTTGTACCACCTCGCGGTCGCGTTCCCCACGCGGCCCGACCTCGCCCGCTGGTTGAAGCACGCTGCCGCGTTAGGCCTGCAACTCGGTCAGAACAACCACAAGACGCACGAGGCGTTCTACTTCAGTGACCCGGAGGGCAACGGCATCGAGCTCTACCATGACTGGCCGCGCGAGCAGTGGCCCTTCAAGGATGGGAGGTTTGCATCCTTCGACGGCGTGGCGATCGACATTCAGGACCTGCTCGGCACCCTCGCAGGCAACGACGCGGGCTGGACGGACGCGCCTGTCGCCACGCGTATGGGGCACGTGCACCTCAAGATGAGTGACACGGACGCGACGCGCACGTTTTACCGGGACGTCATGGGGTTCGACATCACTGCTGACGGTATGGGCGCCGTGTTTGCCGCTGCAGGTGGGTACCACCATCATCTCGGCAACAACGCCTGGCACAGCCGCGGTGGCCCCAAGGCGCCTGATGGCGCGCTGGGGCTGCGGCACTACACGCTGGAGCTGTCGAGCGGGGCGGAATTGGACGCGGTTACCGCGCGGTTGAAGGACGCAGGTGTCGCCGTCCTCGCGACGCCTGCGGGGCAGTTCACGCGTGACCCGGCAGGAAACCGAATGTTGCTGCGCGCCGGGCCGTCGACGATCGAGAGCGCCCTCGCTGCCCTGAGCGACACGGCGACTGCGTAA
- a CDS encoding VOC family protein, giving the protein MNIPPTIPYPTLPLDRVGLNPPHHTLPANVRLGPVVLQINDLGASLDFYRSVIGLHLHHQDDQGGQRTARLGTPDGRVLLELREKRGVKYAPHRGRLGLYHVALLLPTRGDLGRFIVHALGLGVHVGQSDHHYSEATYLKDPDGLSVEVYRDRSREEWRVTQDGEIIGGGDALDLAALTAAAGGAPWTGVPDGTTVGHLHFYVGDIDEAARFYHAGLGFPKVTWLLTAPTALFLGAGGYHHHVGVNTWAAGSAPSDDDDARLLSWDLVLPDQITFESVLAGLRAEGFGVTATPEGTLASDPWGITVRLRTNG; this is encoded by the coding sequence ATGAACATTCCGCCCACCATTCCCTACCCCACCCTGCCCCTCGATCGCGTTGGCCTCAATCCGCCTCACCACACGCTCCCCGCGAATGTTCGCCTCGGCCCGGTTGTCCTCCAGATCAACGACCTCGGCGCCTCCCTCGACTTCTACAGGAGCGTCATCGGCCTGCACCTCCACCACCAGGACGACCAAGGCGGCCAGCGGACTGCCCGCCTTGGCACGCCCGACGGCCGGGTTCTCCTCGAACTCCGCGAGAAGCGTGGCGTGAAGTACGCCCCTCACCGCGGCCGCCTCGGCCTCTACCACGTGGCCCTGCTGCTCCCCACCCGCGGCGACCTCGGCCGTTTCATCGTGCACGCCCTCGGGCTGGGCGTGCACGTCGGGCAGTCAGATCACCACTACAGCGAGGCCACCTACCTCAAGGACCCCGACGGCCTCAGCGTGGAGGTCTACCGCGACCGGTCCCGCGAGGAGTGGCGCGTTACTCAGGACGGCGAGATCATCGGCGGCGGCGATGCCCTCGACCTCGCTGCCCTCACGGCTGCTGCGGGCGGAGCGCCGTGGACGGGCGTTCCCGACGGCACGACCGTCGGTCACCTCCACTTCTACGTCGGCGACATCGACGAGGCCGCCCGCTTCTACCACGCGGGCCTCGGCTTCCCCAAAGTCACCTGGCTGCTCACCGCCCCCACCGCCCTCTTCCTCGGCGCGGGTGGCTACCACCACCACGTCGGTGTCAACACCTGGGCGGCTGGAAGCGCTCCTTCGGACGACGACGACGCGCGCCTCCTCAGCTGGGACCTCGTCTTGCCCGATCAGATCACCTTTGAATCCGTGCTCGCGGGCCTTCGCGCCGAGGGCTTCGGCGTGACCGCTACCCCCGAAGGCACCCTCGCCAGCGATCCCTGGGGCATCACTGTTCGCCTCCGCACCAACGGATAA